From a region of the Zingiber officinale cultivar Zhangliang chromosome 4B, Zo_v1.1, whole genome shotgun sequence genome:
- the LOC121978427 gene encoding uncharacterized protein LOC121978427, with protein sequence MEYNAEFCRLAEFCPHLVAQDYDRMQQFTQGLAAYIRLRMSRFPGSSYREVLDRALFIEMTQQQVNQEKGHDKQSSQKRGNKGQSSQATTGGSSRPQKSGRTSDGTSRPPQHGWRKDRTGSRCYQCGSKNHTKFHCPLDHPICYYCKQPGHESRDCTLKAQLEATKGTSQGGQPSQMRPQKGSQKSQGAPRQQRPPSSQGQIYHIQGQEPATTQYSAATSSHQALIVQPDFHPPQLYPAYQPQTQYQQPVPAPTMPAQTTSGIPQPSSEVGRVYAVTREEAQRAEGSVFRGTISVYTFTADLLIDTGSSHSFISRVFLGKIGRLPSRRTHGLTISLPSGEVLSISLEVKGCPLDFNGQTIMVDLQVLEMVEFDIILGMDWLAMNHATVDCGARVVTFRPPGLPCWVFFGTKSDGIAVISAMQARRLLAQGCQGYLLSMVKAGSDALPQLSDVAIVREFPDVFPDGFPGLPPKRQVEFTIELVPRTAPVSKTPYRMAPKELEELKTQLQELLDRGFIRPSVSPWGAPVLFVKKKDGSLRLCIDYRQLNAVTIKNKYPLPRIEDLFDQLKDTCVYSKIDLRSGYHQLRVGDADIPKTAFRTRYGHYEFLVMPFGLTNAPAVFMDLMNRVFLEYLDQFVIVFIDDILIYSRSEEEHRRHLRIVLETLRREQLYAKFSKCAFWLPSVGFLGHVVSSRGIYVDPQKIEAITSWEQPKTHSLAIDTIDPEGREV encoded by the exons ATGGAGTACAACGCTGAATTCTGTAGATTGGCTGAGTTTTGCCCTCATTTGGTGGCACAGGATTATGACCGGATGCAGCAGTTCACCCAGGGTTTAGCAGCATATATTCGGCTCAGGATGTCAAGATTTCCAGGTAGCTCCTACCGAGAAGTTTTGGATCGTGCACTGTTTATCGAGATGACTCAGCAGCAGGTAAATCAGGAGAAAGGCCATGATAAGCAGTCGTCACAAAAGAGAGGGAACAAAGGTCAGAGTTCACAGGCTACCACGGGAGGATCTTCTCGGCCGCAGAAGTCAGGACGGACATCTGATGGAACATCTCGTCCTCCTCAGCATGGTTGGAGGAAAGATAGAACGGGATCCAGATGTTACCAGTGTGGCTCAAAGAACCATACCAAATTTCATTGCCCCTTGGATCATCCCATTTGTTATTATTGCAAACAACCAGGGCATGAGAGTCGGGATTGTACGTTGAAGGCACAGTTGGAGGCTACTAAGGGTACATCACAGGGGGGACAGCCCTCACAGATGCGACCACAGAAAGGATCACAGAAGAGTCAAGGTGCTCCACGTCAGCAGCGACCACCGTCTTCTCAGGGACAGATATATCATATTCAAGGTCAGGAACCAGCGACTACACAGTATTCTGCTGCGACGTCTTCTCATCAGGCCCTTATAGTACAGCCAGATTTTCATCCACCTCAGCTTTATCCAGcatatcagcctcagactcagtatCAGCAGCCGGTTCCCGCACCTACGATGCCAGCGCAGACCACTTCAGGGATACCACAGCCGAGCTCAGAGGTGGGTCGTGTTTATGCTGTTACACGGGAGGAGGCACAGCGAGCTGAGGGATCGGTTTTCCGAGGTACTATTTCAGTTTATACATTTACTGCAGATTtgttgatagatactggtagttcccatTCATTCATATCTCGGGTATTTCTGGGTAAAATCGGGAGATTGCCTAGTCGTCGGACACATGGGCTGACAATATCTCTACCATCTGGCGAGGTACTAAGTATTAGTCTGGAAGTCAAAGGATGTCCTTTAGACTTCAATGGTCAGACTATTATGGTGGATCTGCAGGTATTAGAGATGGTGGAATTTGATATTATATTAGGCATGGATTGGTTGGCCATGAACCATGCCACAGTCGATTGCGGAGCTAGAGTAGTCACTTTCCGACCTCCCGGTCTACCATGTTGGGTATTCTTTGGAACCAAAAGTGATGGGATAGCAGTCATATCAGCAATGCAAGCGAGGAGATTGTTGGCACAAGGTTGTCAGGGATATTTGCTGTCCATGGTTAAAGCTGGTTCAGATGCATTACCACAGCTCTCGGATGTTGCTATCGTCCGAGAATTTCCAGATGTGTTCCCTGACGGATTCCCCGGTTTGCCTCCTAAAAGGCAAGTCGAGTTTACGATTGAGTTGGTTCCGAGAACTGCACCGGTATCCAAGACCCCCTATCGCATGGCACCCAAGGAGTTAGAGGAGCTGAAGACTCAGTTGCAGGAGCTGTTGGACAGAGGATTTATCCGTCCCAGTGTTTCTCCGTGGGGAGCACCAGTActcttcgttaagaagaaagatggatcactGAGATTATGTATTGATTACCGACAGTTAAATGCGGTCACTATCAAGAACAAATATCCACTGCCACGtatagaggatttatttgatcagctgaagGATACCTGTGTATATTCAAAGATTGATTTGCGCTCAGGCTATCATCAGCTCAGGGTTGGAGATGCGGACATtccgaagacagcatttcgcactcGTTATGGTCATTAcgagttcttggtaatgccatttggtctTACCAATGCCCCAGCAgtgtttatggatctgatgaacagagtgttccttGAGTACTTAGATCAGttcgtcattgtgttcatcgacgatattctgATATATTCCCGATCTGAGGAGGAACACAGgcgacatcttcgcatagttttggAGACGCTACGGCGAGAACAGCTCTATGCGAAGTTTAGTAAATGCGCCTTTTGGCTACCTTCGGTGGGTTTTCTTGGACACGTTGTCTCCAGCAGAGGTATATATGTAGATCCACAGAAGATTGAGGCCATcactagttgggagcagccgaagaca CATAGCCTTGCCATTGACACGATTGACCCGGAAGGGAGAGAAGTTTAG